GCAATCGTTAGGGGACGCGTCATCATCGACCGTTCGATGATCCAAAATCGCTGGATCCAGCCAAGGTCCAATTGTGAAGCGTCTTTGACCTGCTGGTCGATGCCAAGATAGGCGGATCGCAAGACCCAGTATCCGACCGGAAGTGTGCGAACTGACAGTGCGAGAATGGTTGGAAGCAGCGTTTGCTGGTAGAGCATCGTCAAACCTGGAACCGGCAAGCTAAACATCCGCACGATCGCCAATCCGACCAATGGTCCTGGGATCAGGAACGACATCACCGACAGCCCATCAAGCAAAAGTTTCCAGCCGGAACGGTGCTGAGTTCTTGAGACGACGCCCCAAGCGGCAACGACACATAACGTTGCGGTGCAGACGGCAAGCATGATTGTTGTCAGGTATTCCGATGAAAACTCATGCAGGGCACGTGCTAAGACTTCAGCCGTTCGGCTGACGCTCCATTGCACCTCGACGTGGCTGGTCTCTCCAACGTGAACGACTTGGGTTTGTTGCCCGACCTTGACCACGATGCCAGCTAGTGGAAAGGCAAACATAAGCGTGGTAACGAAACAGGCAAATCCCGCGGTTATGGTCCGCGATACGAAATCAAGTTCCACATCTGCCGATTGACCCGGGAAAGAGTCGACTGATCGTCGCTCGGTTTTGAATTCTCGCGTTTCGATCAGCCTTTGGTCCAGCAAACGCGAGTCGACTTGTTTGGCGAGGCGGAAGAATAACACACTTAGAAACGTCAGCCCGACAAGACAGGGAATGACGAGCACGATCAAGATTGACGTCAGCGAGGGATCGACGGTGTGGAAAAGGTAAAACTCAT
The Stieleria sp. JC731 genome window above contains:
- a CDS encoding ABC transporter permease, with the translated sequence MAWLRPLLLTLELMSLSMISAVIIGVCLAFALSTVRRDRPIGKLVYLFCMVGLVGCLATPLVMHAAAWESTAGKFGWLSLSQTAARTYSGIAGRYTGVVASVWIHGLYGSSIVALATLYGTARVPRSILDTAMIDGGPIWCWWRIRLPIAKNWVFAAALATGILAASEMTVVDLYGMRTLADEFYLFHTVDPSLTSILIVLVIPCLVGLTFLSVLFFRLAKQVDSRLLDQRLIETREFKTERRSVDSFPGQSADVELDFVSRTITAGFACFVTTLMFAFPLAGIVVKVGQQTQVVHVGETSHVEVQWSVSRTAEVLARALHEFSSEYLTTIMLAVCTATLCVVAAWGVVSRTQHRSGWKLLLDGLSVMSFLIPGPLVGLAIVRMFSLPVPGLTMLYQQTLLPTILALSVRTLPVGYWVLRSAYLGIDQQVKDASQLDLGWIQRFWIIERSMMTRPLTIAFVATLIMASGDVPASLPVIPPGVVTVGTRLFGLLHSGARYQEASLAFWYLLFVIIAAIVLVQFTWRVPNPLKRWKRPSQ